In Quercus lobata isolate SW786 chromosome 12, ValleyOak3.0 Primary Assembly, whole genome shotgun sequence, a genomic segment contains:
- the LOC115970164 gene encoding dehydration-responsive element-binding protein 2A-like has product MESSKKRKSRGDGMFVYVAETLAKWRDYNAQLESFDVEAKCACKLPAMGSKKGCMKGKGGPENPLCNYKGVRQRTWVDATFAYNEAARVMYGAYARLNFPNSVDDSTTMPSTSESTAIPSLVEDESGVTSYSENSRLDHFLGCSENEFLDVQELMALLDNDPLGFTDSKLSFDYDGDRLY; this is encoded by the exons ATGGAATCTtcaaagaagaggaagagtaGAGGTGATGGAATGTTTGTGTATGTGGCTGAAACATTGGCCAAGTGGAGAGACTATAATGCTCAACTTGAGTCTTTTGATGTTGAGGCCAAATGTGCATGTAAACTCCCGGCTATGGGATCGAAGAAGGGGTGTATGAAAGGAAAAGGAGGGCCTGAGAATCCACTCTGCAATTACAAAGGGGTTAGGCAAAGGACTTGGG TTGATGCTACCTTTGCTTACAATGAAGCTGCTAGGGTAATGTATGGTGCCTATGCACGACTCAACTTTCCGAA TTCTGTTGATGACTCTACTACCATGCCCAGTACAAGTGAGTCTACTGCCATACCTAGTTTGGTAGAGGATGAGTCTGGTGTAACAAGCTATTCTGAGAATAGTAGACTGGACCACTTTCTAGGTTGTTCTGAAAATGAGTTTCTTGATGTGCAAGAACTTATGGCACTGTTAGACAATGATCCTCTTGGCTTCACAGATTCAAAACTGAGTTTTGATTATGATGGTGATCGTCTCTActaa
- the LOC115970989 gene encoding uncharacterized protein LOC115970989, with product MRFLMGLNENYETLRSQILTYDPFPSMNKVYSLVLQEESHKNLGHEGSSSSQGDVVAMYANSKNNSGGYSSWNKGNGKKERPFCTHCNMSGHTVEKCYKLHGYPPGYKPKGKNNASANQVSSHLSNGTENFTSGSNLCPISKAQCEQLLAFLNSGSGSASGGDGSHHVANVRASSRMAGVEGHSGGTFDVFSSQSQVNSSANPCSDLMSGPSSLEHDWSG from the exons ATGAGGTTTTTAATGGGGCTTAATGAGAACTATGAGACTCTTCGTAGTCAAATTCTCACATATGATCCGTTTCCTTCAATGAACAAGGTTTACTCTTTGGTTCTACAAGAAGAATCACATAAAAATCTTGGTCATGAAGGATCAAGCTCATCACAGGGAGATGTAGTAGCAATGTATGCTAATTCAAAGAACAATTCAGGAGGTTATTCTTCTTGGAACAAAGGAAATGGGAAGAAAGAAAGGCCATTTTGCACACATTGTAACATGTCTGGGCATACTGTTGAAAAGTGTTATAAACTTCATGGCTACCCGCCAGGATACAAgccaaaagggaaaaataatgCTAGTGCAAATCAGGTCTCTTCACATTTGAGCAATGGAACTGAGAATTTCACATCAGGAAGCAATTTGTGTCCTATTTCCAAGGCACAATGTGAGCAGTTATTGGCTTTTCTCAATTCTGGTTCAGGATCTGCTTCTGGAGGTGATGGATCACACCATGTAGCTAATGTGCGAGCTTCTTCACGTATGGCTGGTGTGGAAGGACATTCTGGTGGCACTTTTGATGTGTTTTCTTCACAATCACAAGTTAATTCCTCAGCCAATCCTTGTTCTGACCTCATGTCAG GACCTAGCTCATTGGAGCACGATTGGTCTGGGTAA
- the LOC115970965 gene encoding ras-related protein RABH1b: MAPVSALAKYKLVFLGDQSVGKTSIITRFMYDKFDNTYQATIGIDFLSKTMYLEDRTVRLQLWDTAGQERFRSLIPSYIRDSSVAVIVYDVASRQTFLNTSKWIEEVRTERGSDVIIVLVGNKTDLVEKRQVSIEEGEAKARELNVMFIETSAKAGFNIKALFRKIAAALPGMETLSSTKQEDMVDVNLKSTSGGATQSQPQSGGCSC, encoded by the exons atggcaCCAGTGTCAGCCCTGGCAAAGTACAAGCTGGTGTTCTTGGGGGACCAGTCAGTTGGCAAGACCAGCATCATCACCCGCTTCATGTATGACAAATTCGACAACACCTATCAG GCTACAATCGGTATTGATTTTCTATCAAAAACTATGTATCTTGAAGATCGAACAGTTCGGTTGCAGTTGTG GGATACAGCTGGACAGGAAAGATTTAGAAGTCTCATTCCGAGCTACATTAGAGATTCATCTGTTGCTGTCATCGTGTATGATGTTGCAA GTCGGCAAACATTTCTAAACACTTCAAAGTGGATTGAAGAGGTGCGCACTGAGAGGGGCAGTGATGTCATCATTGTCCTTGTTGGGAACAAAACTGACCTTGTGGAAAAAAG GCAAGTCTCCATAGAGGAAGGAGAAGCCAAAGCTCGTGAGCTTAATGTAATGTTTATTGAAACCAGTGCAAAAGCTGGCTTTAATATAAAG GCACTGTTTCGGAAAATTGCTGCTGCTTTACCAGGAATGGAAACACTCTCTTcaacaaaacaagaagacatGGTTGATGTGAACTTGAAGTCTACTAGTGGTGGTGCAACACAATCCCAGCCCCAGTCAGGTGGATGCTCTTGTTGA
- the LOC115970963 gene encoding nuclear intron maturase 2, mitochondrial — MHHRGISIFTHRILTNYNSVRTATTFCYYSSHSNPLTPKPNGSRLFSFTPRHHHRAPPDPDDPSHLMKEDGVSVCSQMWIENFREPDKVVTNLSSYLRRFELWVLAYQKVCADEMGAYMPRSSIQRSALEDLLALRNAVLDSRFKWGARLDFFIKSPKDKTDYGSLSKRKIRGILTTTQPPAFQDRIVQEVLLMVLEPVYEARFSQKSFAFRPGRNAHTVLRVVRRSFAGYLWYIKGDLSTILDGMKVGMVINALMRDVRDKKVIDLVKSALVTPVITSKVDDGEKKKRVKRKHQKKRVLAEDEPKPDPYWLETFFGFAPEEAEKHPSWGHCGILSPLLANVCLDELDRWMEGKIKEFFFPSKSDVIWNSPEGESERGNTSWPEFVPTSGPDKTRKMDYVRYGGHILIGVRGPRADAATLRKQLIEFCDQKYMLKLDNESLPIEHITKGIMFLDHVLCRRVVYPTLRYTATGGKIISEKGVGTLLSVTASLKQCIKQFRKLNFLKGDRDPDPQPCFRMFHATQAHSNAQMNKFLSTMVEWYRYADNRKKIVNFCSYIIRGSLAKLYAAKYKLRSRAKVYKIGSRNLSRPLKEKKGQSPEYHNLLRMGLVESIDGLHFTRMSLVPETDYSPFPNNWRPDHEKALLEYIRLEDPKSLEEQRSCIREQGLVSPQDYISMLVWNYKRNAIMLDQLSLFKSDGINAVKDQQLLLGSNQEVHDNETKEMEGNEGIHVAQM; from the coding sequence ATGCATCATCGGGGCATTTCCATATTCACCCACCGGATTCTCACAAATTACAACTCTGTCCGCACCGCCACCACCTTCTGCTACTACTCCTCTCACTCCAATCCCCTAACCCCTAAACCCAATGGGTCTCGCCTCTTTTCCTTCACTCCGCGGCACCACCACCGCGCGCCACCCGACCCCGATGACCCATCTCACCTCATGAAGGAAGATGGTGTCTCTGTTTGTTCCCAAATGTGGATTGAGAATTTCCGTGAACCTGATAAGGTAGTCACTAATTTATCTTCCTATTTACGCCGTTTTGAATTGTGGGTTTTAGCTTACCAAAAGGTTTGTGCTGATGAGATGGGTGCTTATATGCCCCGGAGCTCAATCCAAAGGTCGGCTCTTGAGGACCTTTTGGCATTGAGAAATGCTGTTCTTGATAGTAGGTTTAAGTGGGGAGCtaggttggatttttttataaaatctcCTAAGGATAAGACTGATTATGGGTCGTTGTCGAAGAGGAAGATTAGGGGGATTTTAACGACCACCCAACCGCCTGCGTTTCAAGATAGGATAGTTCAGGAGGTGTTGCTTATGGTTTTGGAGCCGGTGTATGAGGCTCGGTTCTCACAGAAGTCGTTTGCATTTAGGCCGGGGAGGAATGCTCACACAGTGTTGAGGGTGGTAAGGAGGAGTTTTGCAGGGTATTTGTGGTATATAAAGGGTGATTTGAGCACAATTTTGGATGGGATGAAAGTGGGGATGGTGATAAATGCTTTGATGAGGGATGTGAGGGATAAGAAAGTGATTGATTTGGTGAAGTCAGCATTGGTTACTCCAGTGATTACTAGCAAGGTTGACGAtggggagaagaagaaaagggtaAAGCGGAAGCATCAGAAGAAGAGGGTGTTGGCGGAGGACGAGCCAAAACCTGACCCGTATTGGTTGGAgacattttttgggtttgccCCAGAGGAGGCAGAGAAGCATCCTTCATGGGGGCATTGTGGGATTCTAAGTCCACTATTGGCTAACGTTTGTCTGGATGAATTGGACCGCTGGATGGAGGGGAAgattaaggaatttttttttccttcaaagagTGATGTCATATGGAATAGTCCGGAGGGGGAATCTGAACGAGGGAATACGTCTTGGCCGGAATTTGTGCCAACCAGTGGGCCGGATAAGACCCGGAAGATGGATTATGTTCGGTATGGGGGTCACATTCTAATTGGAGTTCGGGGACCTAGAGCAGATGCAGCAACATTAAGAAAGCAGTTAATTGAGTTTTGTGATCAGAAGTATATGCTTAAGCTTGACAACGAGAGCCTTCCTATTGAACACATAACAAAGGGCATAATGTTCCTTGACCATGTCTTGTGTCGGAGAGTGGTGTACCCTACTCTACGTTACACTGCTACTGGTGGGAAGATCATCAGTGAGAAGGGTGTGGGAACCCTTTTGTCAGTTACTGCAAGCTTGAAACAATGCATCAAACAATTTAGGAAGTTAAACTTTCTCAAGGGGGATAGGGACCCAGACCCACAGCCTTGTTTTAGAATGTTCCATGCCACCCAAGCTCACAGCAATGCACAAATGAACAAGTTCTTGTCAACAATGGTTGAGTGGTATAGGTATGCAGACAACCGAAAGAAGATAGTGAACTTCTGCTCTTACATTATAAGGGGTTCACTTGCAAAGCTATATGCTGCAAAATACAAGCTCCGCTCACGAGCAAAAGTGTACAAGATTGGTTCTCGGAATCTGAGCCGACCTTTGAAGGAGAAGAAAGGGCAGTCACCTGAGTACCATAATTTGCTGAGGATGGGTCTTGTTGAGTCAATTGATGGGCTTCATTTTACCAGGATGTCTCTTGTACCTGAGACTGATTACTCCCCTTTCCCAAATAATTGGAGACCTGATCATGAGAAGGCATTGCTTGAGTATATAAGGCTTGAGGATCCAAAAAGTTTGGAGGAGCAACGAAGTTGCATTAGGGAGCAAGGTCTTGTTTCGCCTCAGGATTACATTTCAATGCTTGTTTGGAACTACAAAAGGAATGCTATCATGTTAGACCAGCTTTCCCTATTTAAGAGTGATGGCATAAACGCAGTAAAAGATCAACAGTTGCTTCTGGGCTCAAACCAGGAAGTCCATGATAACGAAACCAAAGAAATGGAAGGAAATGAAGGGATCCATGTGGCACAAATGTAA